The sequence CACCCCGGCACCACGCATACATTTGGCAAATTCTACCCAACCGCAGGCGGTCTCGTCAAAGTCCCGGATGCCGTTTTCTTTACGGGGGACATGGGGGATAAGGCCAATCCGTTCATAATAGCGGATGGTGTCTGCAGACAAATCGTATTTCTTACTTACTTCCTTGATGGTCATATTTCTCACCTCGTTGTGGGGAAACTCATATCATGGATTAAGTGTAACAGTTGGAGTCCACTCCAAGTCAAGAACTTTTTAGGTTTCTGGCACTTTAGGTAGCTCCTGGTGGTAATTTTCCTCGAAAATAGCAGCTGCCGTTGCACATAAATCGGCACAGGGGCGTTCCGCATAATATTCCTTCGTACGTTTGGACGGTGTAGGCTGGTCATGCTTTTGCTCTAAGCCCAATAATTCGCGGCAGATGATGGAGCCTTTGCAATCTTGGAACTGCAGGACAAGTTCCTGGACTTTGCTGTACAAGGCTTTTTTCTTTTCATCGTCAGGTGTGTCGTAGCCGTCCGTTAATCCTATCAACAGGCATAGGGCTGAAACTGCACCGCAGACTTCACGGAGACGGCTGATGCCGCCTCCCATTGGTGAAGCCATTCGTAAAACAGTCTTGGGCTCCAATCCCTTTGCCTGCAAATAGTCCTCATAGGCCAGCAGCACAGACTGGGAGCAGTTGTAGCCGGAATTGAAATTTTCTTTTGCTTTTTGGGC comes from Selenomonas ruminantium subsp. lactilytica TAM6421 and encodes:
- a CDS encoding C-GCAxxG-C-C family protein; this encodes MTIEQSIRAQKAKENFNSGYNCSQSVLLAYEDYLQAKGLEPKTVLRMASPMGGGISRLREVCGAVSALCLLIGLTDGYDTPDDEKKKALYSKVQELVLQFQDCKGSIICRELLGLEQKHDQPTPSKRTKEYYAERPCADLCATAAAIFEENYHQELPKVPET